The following proteins are co-located in the Pleurocapsa sp. PCC 7319 genome:
- a CDS encoding winged helix-turn-helix domain-containing protein, whose translation MPSSLKLKSHLSLEELKQRYRNSCDSVERSHYQIIWLLASGKTVAEVSSITNYSTKWIYKLASRYNHLGEEGLGDRRHQNQGNKPLLDDVQLAHLWQRLQTPPVDGGLWNSRKVADWMSELLERPVSKQRGWEYLRGYELRLKQPRPAHTESDPFEQEKWKKTSKQISKTMPR comes from the coding sequence ATGCCCAGCTCCCTCAAATTAAAATCTCATCTGAGTTTAGAAGAACTAAAACAACGTTATCGAAACAGTTGTGACTCAGTAGAACGTTCTCATTATCAAATCATATGGCTTTTAGCTAGTGGCAAGACTGTAGCAGAAGTAAGTAGTATTACCAACTATAGTACAAAATGGATTTATAAGTTAGCTAGTCGCTATAACCATTTAGGAGAGGAAGGGTTAGGCGATCGCCGACATCAAAATCAGGGGAATAAACCTTTGCTAGATGATGTGCAGTTAGCTCATTTGTGGCAAAGATTACAAACCCCACCAGTAGATGGAGGTTTATGGAATAGTCGTAAAGTGGCAGACTGGATGTCGGAGCTTTTAGAACGTCCCGTGAGTAAACAAAGGGGATGGGAATATCTTAGAGGGTACGAACTCAGACTCAAACAACCGAGACCAGCTCATACTGAATCAGACCCTTTTGAGCAAGAAAAATGGAAAAAAACTTCAAAACAGATATCAAAAACTATGCCGAGATAA
- a CDS encoding DUF5615 family PIN-like protein, translating to MKLWIDAQLPPTLANWLTNNFPLEATALRELQLRDAQDTKIFEAARTANAVIMTKDSDFIDLVCRLGTPPQILWLTCGNVTNRNLRQLLTSTLPDALSRLRQGEAIVEISNNL from the coding sequence ATGAAGCTCTGGATTGACGCTCAACTACCACCAACTCTAGCCAACTGGTTGACCAATAATTTCCCTCTCGAAGCTACTGCTTTGAGAGAGCTTCAACTACGAGATGCTCAAGATACTAAGATTTTTGAGGCAGCACGAACTGCAAATGCTGTAATTATGACTAAAGACAGTGACTTCATTGACTTAGTTTGTCGATTAGGGACACCTCCTCAAATTTTGTGGCTCACCTGTGGCAATGTCACGAACCGTAACTTACGACAACTACTTACCTCTACTTTGCCTGATGCCTTGTCACGATTGCGACAAGGAGAAGCGATTGTCGAAATCAGTAACAACCTCTAA
- a CDS encoding DUF433 domain-containing protein: protein MNSMTNLLSRITQTPGQCGGRPCIRGMRIRVTDILEMLAENVSTSEILRDFPDLELEDIQACLLFAARRTDFPRITA, encoded by the coding sequence ATGAACTCAATGACCAATTTGCTATCTCGAATTACCCAAACCCCAGGTCAATGCGGAGGCCGTCCATGTATTCGAGGGATGAGGATTCGCGTTACCGATATCCTTGAAATGCTGGCTGAAAACGTCAGCACTTCTGAAATTTTAAGGGATTTTCCCGATTTAGAACTTGAAGATATTCAAGCTTGCTTGCTTTTTGCCGCGCGACGTACTGATTTTCCTCGAATAACTGCATGA